A stretch of the Nicotiana tabacum cultivar K326 chromosome 6, ASM71507v2, whole genome shotgun sequence genome encodes the following:
- the LOC107787650 gene encoding uncharacterized protein LOC107787650, with product MALRSSASKLINSSQSLLSNAVNRGIHSTTVRRMGGHGHDEPFYLHAKHMYNLDRMSNQKLKMTLGVWSAVAIGVIVPVYAVVFQQKKTASG from the exons ATGGCTTTGAGGTCGAGTGCATCCAAGCTTATCAACTCCTCCCAATCCCTCCTTTCCAACGCCG TGAACAGAGGAATCCACTCAACTACTGTAAGAAGAATGGGTGGACATGGCCATGATGAGCCATTCTATCTTCACGCGAAGCACATGTACAACTTAGACAGGATGTCTAATCAGAAGCTGAAGATGACCCTTGGTGTTTGGTCTGCAGTCGCCATTGGTGTTATAGTCCCAGTTTATGCTGTCGTCTTCCAGCAAAAGAAAACTGCTTCTGGCTAG